In Populus alba chromosome 1, ASM523922v2, whole genome shotgun sequence, a single window of DNA contains:
- the LOC118047037 gene encoding uncharacterized protein, whose product MAFHVACPITCRRICFCPLGFTRDLHSTKSKADYLFDLARIDEFLKDPFGIRASREGTVQVSVPKVVPVPVPVQIHPPQSLAVIPGRDRGGDGGVGVVVEEAVSPQAKRVAIQRQAAAAKASAEYYAKKVESGDTAVTSKDISEEDVSPLCRMCFVGETEGSERARKMLPCKSCGKKYHRSCLKTWAQHRDLFHWSSWNCPSCRTCEVCRRTGDPNKFMFCKRCDGAYHCYCQHPPHKNVSSGPYLCIKHTKCHSCGSTVPGNGLSVRWFLGYTCCDACGRLFVKGNYCPVCLKVYRDSESTPMVCCDICQRWVHCHCDGISDEKYLQFQVDGNLQYQCATCRGECYQVKDLEDAVQELWRRRDKADRGLIASLRAAAGLPAQEDIFSITPYSDDDENGPAAPRNDFGRSIKLSLKGLVEKSPKKSKDHGKKHLNKKYPKRKGPHAASFSKTESYQHESHSYEHDSADEKNNDTESQAKGGLGRCSSPVAGIVSHTEGICSINQPGALKHKFVEEVMVSDGERTSKIVKIKSNKPHDLDSGDDAEKPSKSKSVKAKKLVINLGARKINVSSSPKSDSQSCQREQDLKASNGDGVDHSEQKRGLIKFARREGNFIKFGKVKAEASNLNLKSDGGNHFDAYETTPLDHARVTSSKRSLEGSRAAVGPAGEVPMLRNDRVSLGKQSEARLDTHTESNDDSGDTPILHSLPKDSKLSLKLKIKKPNLENQSSQILLHEEEKSNTRGQRSKRKRASTFMDKTMYNEDEDMSESHLDSEMMEANWILKKLGKDAIGKRVEVHQPSDNSWHKGVVSDIVEGTSLLSITLDDGRVKTLELGKQAVRFVPQKQKRSKT is encoded by the exons ATGGCCTTTCACGTAGCTTGCCCAATTACATg TCGCCGAATTTGTTTTTGCCCGCTAGGGTTTACGCGAGATCTCCACTCTACGAAATCTAAGGCTGACTACCTGTTCGATTTAGCGAGAATCGATGAGTTTTTGAAGGATCCTTTTGGAATTAGAGCTTCCAGGGAAGGGACTGTCCAGGTCTCCGTTCCCAAGGTTGTGCCCGTGCCTGTGCCGGTTCAGATTCACCCGCCCCAGTCGCTCGCGGTCATTCCGGGGAGAGATAGAGGAGGTGATGGTGGTGTGGGCGTCGTGGTGGAGGAGGCTGTGTCACCGCAGGCTAAGCGCGTGGCTATTCAAAGGCAGGCTGCTGCTGCTAAGGCATCTGCTGAGTATTATGCTAAGAAGGTCGAGTCTGGTGATACCgcg GTAACCTCGAAAGATATTTCAGAAGAAGATGTGAGTCCATTGTGTCGGATGTGCTTTGTGGGTGAAACAGAAGGAAGTGAGAGAGCTAGGAAGATGCTCCCATGCAAAAGTTGTGGCAAGAAGTACCACAGGAGCTGTTTGAAAACTTGGGCTCAGCATAGAG ATTTATTTCACTGGAGTTCGTGGAACTGCCCGTCTTGCCGAACTTGTGAG GTATGTCGAAGAACCGGAGACCCAAATAAGTTTATGTTTTGCAAAAGGTGTGATGGTGCTTACCACTGTTACTGCCAGCATCCTCCACACAAG AATGTCAGCTCTGGACCATACTTGTGCATCAAACATACAAAATGTCATAGCTGTGGATCTACTGTTCCAGGAAATGGATTAAGTGTGAG GTGGTTTCTGGGATACACTTGCTGTGATGCTTGTGGAAGATTATTTGTGAAGGGAAACTATTGCCCTGTTTGCTTGAAG GTTTATAGAGATTCAGAATCAACTCCAATGGTTTGCTGTGATATTTGCCAGCGATGGGTGCACTGTCATTGTGATGGCATCAG TGATGAAAAATATCTTCAGTTTCAAGTAGATGGAAATCTCCAGTACCAATGTGCCACATGTCGTGGAGAATGCTATCAG GTGAAGGATCTTGAAGATGCTGTTCAAGAGCTATGGAGACGACGAGACAAGGCTGATCGAGGTTTAATTGCAAGCTTGAGGGCTGCTGCTGGGTTGCCAGCTCAAGAAGATATATTTTCTATTACTCCTTAttcagatgatgatgaaaatggtCCAGCAGCACCAAGGAATGATTTTGGGCGTTCTATAAAACTCTCTCTCAAAGGGTTAGTTGAAAAGTCACCAAAGAAGAGCAAGGATCATGGAAAgaaacatttgaataaaaaatatcccAAGAGAAAAGGTCCTCATGCTGCTTCTTTTAGTAAGACAGAATCATATCAGCATGAAAGTCACTCTTATGAACATGATTCGGCTGATGAGAAGAATAATGATACAGAGTCTCAAGCAAAAGGAGGATTGGGTAGATGTTCTTCTCCTGTTGCTGGAATTGTGAGTCACACTGAAGGAATTTGCTCTATCAATCAGCCAGGGGCTTTGAAACACAAGTTTGTTGAAGAGGTGATGGTGAGTGATGGAGAAAGGACAtccaaaattgttaaaattaagagtAATAAGCCTCATGATTTGGATAGTGGGGATGATGCTGAAAAACCCAGCAAGTCAAAATCTGTTAAGGCAAAgaaattagtgataaatctaggTGCGCGAAAAATAAACGTTTCTAGTTCTCCAAAATCTGATTCTCAAAGCTGCCAAAGAGAACAAGATTTGAAGGCTTCCAACG GAGATGGAGTTGATCACTCCGAGCAGAAAAGAGGTTTGATCAAGTTTGCAAGGAGAGAAGGGAATTTTATTAAGTTTGGGAAAGTAAAAGCTGAAGCTTCAAACTTAAATCTCAAATCTGATGGAGGGAACCATTTTGATGCATATGAAACCACTCCCCTGGATCATGCTCGTGTTACATCATCTAAAAGAAGCCTTGAAGGGAGCAGGGCTGCAGTGGGGCCTGCAGGTGAAGTTCCTATGTTAAGAAATGACAGGGTTTCTTTGGGAAAGCAATCAGAGGCCAGGCTTGATACGCATACAGAAAGCAATGATGATTCTGGTGACACTCCTATTTTGCACTCATTGCCAAAGGATTCAAAACTTTCTTTGAAGCTAAAGATTAAGAAACCTAATCTTGAAAATCAGAGTTCTCAGATTCTTCtgcatgaagaagaaaagagtaaCACAAGGGGCCAAAGGTCAAAAAGGAAGAGAGCATCAACCTTCATGGATAAAACAATGTATaatgaagatgaagatatgtCAGAATCACATCTAGACAGTGAAATGATGGAAGCTAATTGGATATTGAAAAAGCTTGGTAAAGATGCTATTGGAAAGAGAGTCGAAGTTCATCAGCCATCTGACAATTCATG GCACAAAGGAGTTGTCTCTGACATTGTTGAAGGCACATCATTGTTATCAATTACTCTAGATGATGGTAGAGTAAAAACCTTGGAACTTGGGAAGCAAGCAGTTCGCTTTGTTCCCCAAAAGCAAAAGAGgtcaaaaacatga